The following proteins come from a genomic window of Lolium rigidum isolate FL_2022 chromosome 5, APGP_CSIRO_Lrig_0.1, whole genome shotgun sequence:
- the LOC124653235 gene encoding cyclase-like protein 4, with protein MELLPFFLLLLIGATAVAHGEPAYPGYGADDAEPTCGVKEESAAVPAPERREEFDGGRILDISHYYREDMPAFESAEGTPGFLRLARSMRNGSDIANFSELRLTAHSGTHVDAPGHVFEHYYDAGFDVDTLDLAVLNGPAMLVDVPRDSNITADVLESLHIPKGVRRVLFRTLNTDRKLMWKKEFDSSYVGFMEDGAQWLIDNTDIRLVGIDYLSVGAYEECIPAHLVFLEKREVIIVEALNLEHVAAGVYTLHCLPLRLRGAEGSPARCILIK; from the exons ATGGAGCTCCTTCCTTTCTTCCTCCTGCTACTCATCGGCGCCACCGCCGTGGCCCACGGCGAGCCGGCGTACCCTGGCTACGGCGCCGACGACGCCGAGCCGACGTGCGGCGTGAAGGAGGAGTCAGCAGCGGTGCCCGCGCCGGAGAGGCGCGAGGAGTTCGACGGCGGGCGGATCCTGGACATCAGTCACTACTACCGGGAGGACATGCCGGCGTTCGAGTCGGCGGAGGGCACGCCGGGGTTCCTGCGGCTGGCGCGGTCCATGCGCAACGGCTCCGACATCGCCAACTTCTCCGAGCTCCGCCTCACGGCGCACTCCGGCACCCACGTCGACGCGCCGGGCCACGTCTTCGAGCACTACTACGACGCCGGCTTCGACGTCGACACGCTCGATCTCGCCGTCCTCAACG GACCAGCGATGTTGGTTGATGTTCCAAGGGATAGCAACATAACAG CTGATGTCTTGGAATCTCTGCATATTCCTAAAGGAGTCCGGCGTGTTCTGTTTCGAACCTTAAACACTGATAG AAAGCTTATGTGGAAGAAAGAGTTTGATTCAAGTTATGTTGGCTTCATGGAGGATGGTGCTCAGTGGTTGATTGATAACACTGACATCCGACTAGTCG GAATTGATTACTTATCTGTGGGAGCATATGAAGAATGTATTCCAGCTCATCTAGTTTTCCTTGAAAAAAGG gAAGTCATCATTGTGGAAGCTTTAAACCTTGAGCATGTTGCCGCCGGAGTATACACCTTGCATTGCTTGCCACTAAGGTTGCGCGGCGCTGAAGGCTCTCCAGCGAGATGCATCCTCATCAAGTAA